A stretch of the Azorhizobium caulinodans ORS 571 genome encodes the following:
- a CDS encoding sulfurtransferase TusA family protein, which translates to MRSALRMVDSPNKDRAPGFGRRTPAADPVTGELYLDLKGLKCPMPALRTRKALAEAACGTRLVVSCTDPMSVIDIPHLAAETGNVFEGREVTDGVITFRLRKTCAPKTSAPKTGP; encoded by the coding sequence ATGAGGAGCGCGCTTCGCATGGTGGACAGCCCGAACAAGGATCGCGCGCCCGGTTTCGGCCGGCGCACCCCGGCCGCCGATCCGGTGACCGGCGAGCTCTATCTCGATCTCAAGGGCCTGAAGTGCCCCATGCCTGCCCTGCGCACGCGCAAGGCGCTGGCGGAAGCCGCCTGCGGCACGAGGCTTGTGGTCTCCTGCACCGATCCCATGTCGGTCATCGACATTCCGCATCTGGCGGCGGAGACGGGCAATGTCTTCGAGGGACGCGAAGTGACGGACGGCGTCATCACCTTCCGCCTGCGCAAGACCTGCGCGCCCAAGACTTCTGCGCCCAAGACCGGCCCGTAA